From the Oligoflexus sp. genome, the window TGGCTCTTCCCGATTCAGTGTGGGTGTCACCCTCAAGCCCTTCATGCGCACAGATTCAAAAGCCTTAGTCTATAGTTTTTGAACTCCTTGAACCCGTAAGCCCTTCTCTGGCAAAGCTTTGCCTTTCGATTAAAGCCCTCAACGCGACCGTTGCTCATGCCTTTATGTCGGTGATAA encodes:
- a CDS encoding transposase, with the protein product MSNGRVEGFNRKAKLCQRRAYGFKEFKNYRLRLLNLCA